The following coding sequences lie in one Oryctolagus cuniculus chromosome 7, mOryCun1.1, whole genome shotgun sequence genomic window:
- the GNAT2 gene encoding guanine nucleotide-binding protein G(t) subunit alpha-2, with protein MGSGISAEDKELAKRSKELEKKLQEDADKEAKTVKLLLLGAGESGKSTIVKQMKIIHQDGYSPEECLEFKTIIYGNVLQSILAIIRAMSTLGIDYAEPSCADHGRQLNNLADSIEEGTMPPELVEVIRKLWKDGGVQACFDRAAEYQLNDSAAYYLNQLDRITDPDYLPNEQDVLRSRVKTTGIIETKFSVKDLNFRMFDVGGQRSERKKWIHCFEGVTCIIFCAALSAYDMVLVEDDEVNRMHESLHLFNSICNHKFFAATSIVLFLNKKDLFEEKIKKVHLSICFPEYDGNNSYEDAGNYIKSQFLDLNMRKDVKEIYSHMTCATDTQNVKFVFDAVTDIIIKENLKDCGLF; from the exons ATGGGGAGTGGAATCAGCGCTGAAGACAAGGAACTGGCCAAGAGGTCCAAGGAGCTGGAAAAGAAGCTGCAGGAGGATGCTGACAAGGAAGCCAAGACCgtgaagctgctgctgctgg GTGCTGGTGAGTCCGGAAAGAGCACCATCGTCAAACAGATGAA gatcattcacCAGGACGGCTACTCACCAGAAGAGTGCCTGGAGTTCAAGACTATCATCTACGGGAATGTGTTGCAGTCCATCCTGGCCATCATCCGGGCCATGTCCACGCTGGGCATTGACTATGCTGAACCAAGCTGTGCG GATCACGGACGACAGCTCAACAACCTGGCCGACTCCATCGAGGAGGGGACCATGCCTCCCGAGCTGGTGGAGGTCATTAGGAAGCTGTGGAAGGATGGTGGCGTGCAAGCCTGCTTCGACCGGGCTGCGGAGTACCAGCTCAACGACTCGGCAGCTTA CTACCTGAACCAACTGGACCGGATTACAGATCCTGACTATCTTCCTAATGAGCAAGACGTGCTACGCTCTAGAGTCAAAACCACAGGCATCATTGAGACCAAGTTCTCTGTCAAAGACTTGAATTTCAG GATGTTTGATGTGGGCGGGCAGAgatcagagagaaagaagtggaTCCACTGCTTTGAGGGGGTCACCTGCATTATTTTCTGCGCAGCCCTCAGTGCCTACGACATGGTGCTGGTGGAAGATGACGAAGTG AATCGTATGCATGAGTCTTTGCATCTGTTCAACAGCATATGCAACCACAAGTTCTTCGCTGCTACTTCCATTGTGCTCTTTCTCAACAAAAAGGACCTCTTTGaggaaaaaatcaagaaagttCATCTCAGTATTTGTTTTCCAGAGTATGATG GAAACAACTCCTATGAGGATGCGGGGAATTATATCAAGAGCCAGTTCCTTGACCTCAATATGAGAAAAGATGTCAAAGAAATCTACAGTCACATGACCTGCGCTACAGACACACAGAATGTCAAATTTGTGTTCGATGCAGTTACAGACATCATCATCAAAGAAAACCTCAAGGACTGTGGGCTCTTCTAA